The region ATATGTTGTCACTATCGGCTGCACTCAATATAATCAAAGTGCTAGCTTTCTAAAAGTAATCCACTTTAGAATTAACATTGTAGAAGACAGGTTAACAGTGAGAAAAATAAATTCTCTACAGAAGAACTTGCAAATCAATTGTACATTTCTCGTCAAGCCGTTTCAAAATAGTCTGCAATACCTGACTTAGATAAGCTGGTTCAGTTAACTCGAATATTTGATGTTAGTACGGATGAACTGATATTTGCTCGACACTTACCATAAAGTTTAGTACCTACACTACTGGCATCATGAATGTTTAGGACTTTCTGGCGCGTTACTGATGAGCAGTTATCGCTTTACCCGTCGTTTTTGGTGATTTAGTACCCCAAATAGTGTTGGAGCTTAAGTAAAAAGAGACTGCTACAAAGCAATATTTGTAGCAGTCTCTTAATTTTTTCATGTTTATCTAAACTTTAGCAATTCTTCCCTGTTGAATATAAACTGACAATATTGCAATATCAGCCGGTGTGACACCACTAATTCTTGAGGCTTGCGCAATTGTTTCTGGTCTAATTTTTTCGAGTTTCTGACGTCCCTCTGTTGCAAGGCCGTTAATTGCTTCAAAATCAATTCGATCAGGAATCACCTTGGCTTCCATTTTCTTCAAACGGTCAACCCGGTCTTGGGCCTTTTTAATATACCCAGCATATTTAACTTCAATTTCAACTTGCTCAACAACCCGTCGGTCCAATGGCTTTTCGGGAGACTCAATGAACTTCAACAGATCTTCGTATGATACTTCTGGTCTGCGCAAAAATTCAGCAGCCAACACGCCATCTTTTAACCCAGATGATCCTTTGTCTTCCAAAAACTCCTGAACTTGACTGGGTTTAATTCTAATCGATTCCAAGCGCTGAAGTTCAGCTTCAATGTCAGCCTTCTTATTTAAAAATGCCTGATAATCATCGTTGCTTACCAATCCCAAATCATGTCCCATCTCAGTTAGGCGTAAATCTGCGTTATCATGACGCAAAATCAAACGGTATTCTGCACGACTTGTCAACAAACGATATGGCTCCTTTGTACCCTTAGTAACTAAATCATCAATCATAACTCCGATATATGCATCACTTCGTTTTAAAGTAAATGGTTCTAAACCTAATGCACGACGACCAGCATTTATACCAGCAATTAATCCTTGCCCGGCTGCTTCCTCATATCCAGAAGTACCATTAGTTTGACCAGCAGTATATAAATTTTTAATTAACTTAGTTTCTAAAGTTGGTTTCAATTGATATGGGGCAACAACATCATATTCAATTGCATAACCTGGACGCATCATTTCGACATTTTCTAATCCTTTAATTGAGTGCAAAATTTGTTGTTGTACTTCCTCTGGCATAGAAGTTGATAGTCCTTGAACATACCATTCCTCTGTCTTTCGACCTTCTGGTTCAAGGAACAGCTGATGGCGATCTTTGTCAGCGAAGCGAACAATTTTATCTTCAATTGAAGGGCAATAACGTGGTCCTACGCCTTCGATCATTCCAGAAAACATTGGAGCACGATCTAAATTTTCACGAATAATTTCGTGCGTTTTTTTATTTGTATATGTTAACCAGCATGACAACTGATTCTTAACATCAATATATTGATCGTCTGGGGTTGAAAAGCTGAAATGATTTGGCTTTTCGTCACCTGGTTGCTCTTCAGTTTCTGAGTAATTAATTGTACCTCCATCAACCCGAGGAGGTGTACCTGTCTTAAAACGTTCAAGATCAAAATTATATTTTTCAGTTAAGTTCTTCGTTAGCTCAAGAGCGGACTGCGAATTATTGGGACCAGATGAATATTGAAGTTCACCAATAATAATCTTTCCTCTCGCAGCTGTTCCCAATGTTAATACCACACTCTTAGCTTGGTACCGCGCTCCTGTATTTGTGATGACACCTTTACAAATACCATCTTCAACGATTAAATCATCAACAACACCCTGTCGCAAAGTTAAATTAGGTTCTTCTTCAATTGTCTTTTTCATCTCGTCGTGATAAGCATGCTTATCAGCCTGCGCACGTAACGCTCTAACTGCTGGGCCTTTTCCCGTATTTAACATACGCATCTGAACATAAGTCTTATCAATATTACGTCCCATTTCTCCACCAAGAGCATCAATCTCGCGGACTACTATTCCCTTAGCTGGTCCCCCGATTGACGGGTTACATGGCATAAATGCGACCATATCAAGATTAATCGTCATTAAAAGAGTCTTGTTACCCATTCTCGCAGCTGCTAAAGCCGCTTCGGAACCAGCATGTCCTGCACCGACAACGATTACATCATAACTTTTACCCTCATATTGCTTAATCTCTGTCATAATTTTCTCCAACCTTTATTTTCCTAAACAAAACTGACTAAATAATTGATCTAACAGTTCATCTTGATAGCTATCACCGGTAATTTCTCCTAATAGATCCCACGCTCTGGTCATATCAATCTGTAGTAAGTCGACTGGCATTCCCATTTCAATTCCTGATAAAACAGAATTTAGAGCTTCTTCTGACTGTTTCAATAGTCCTATATGACGCGCATTAGTGACCATGATATTATTTCCAGAATTCTCAATGCTACCTGCAAAAAACAGCTTAGCAATTCGTTCCTCTAGA is a window of Pediococcus claussenii ATCC BAA-344 DNA encoding:
- the mnmG gene encoding tRNA uridine-5-carboxymethylaminomethyl(34) synthesis enzyme MnmG; the encoded protein is MTEIKQYEGKSYDVIVVGAGHAGSEAALAAARMGNKTLLMTINLDMVAFMPCNPSIGGPAKGIVVREIDALGGEMGRNIDKTYVQMRMLNTGKGPAVRALRAQADKHAYHDEMKKTIEEEPNLTLRQGVVDDLIVEDGICKGVITNTGARYQAKSVVLTLGTAARGKIIIGELQYSSGPNNSQSALELTKNLTEKYNFDLERFKTGTPPRVDGGTINYSETEEQPGDEKPNHFSFSTPDDQYIDVKNQLSCWLTYTNKKTHEIIRENLDRAPMFSGMIEGVGPRYCPSIEDKIVRFADKDRHQLFLEPEGRKTEEWYVQGLSTSMPEEVQQQILHSIKGLENVEMMRPGYAIEYDVVAPYQLKPTLETKLIKNLYTAGQTNGTSGYEEAAGQGLIAGINAGRRALGLEPFTLKRSDAYIGVMIDDLVTKGTKEPYRLLTSRAEYRLILRHDNADLRLTEMGHDLGLVSNDDYQAFLNKKADIEAELQRLESIRIKPSQVQEFLEDKGSSGLKDGVLAAEFLRRPEVSYEDLLKFIESPEKPLDRRVVEQVEIEVKYAGYIKKAQDRVDRLKKMEAKVIPDRIDFEAINGLATEGRQKLEKIRPETIAQASRISGVTPADIAILSVYIQQGRIAKV